A DNA window from Corynebacterium ciconiae DSM 44920 contains the following coding sequences:
- a CDS encoding pyridoxamine 5'-phosphate oxidase family protein → MSATEQTQSQSSERAEEQRQTVRDLIRSARFAMVTTADSAGALVSRPMTVQEVRDNGDIVFIVPKDGDTAQQADGAQVNLAFNDDMSFVSVAGVGEISEDADTLAELWGPGTDAFSEKDETPDNTNKVLLIVRGESAQYWDSPSRPSLMVRMISGIVSDQRPTGDSGTVEL, encoded by the coding sequence GTCCTCGGAGCGCGCTGAAGAGCAGCGCCAGACAGTGCGCGATCTGATCCGCTCGGCGCGCTTCGCCATGGTCACCACCGCCGATAGTGCGGGTGCTCTGGTTTCGCGACCCATGACGGTTCAGGAGGTGCGCGATAACGGCGACATTGTGTTCATCGTGCCCAAGGATGGCGATACCGCCCAGCAGGCTGATGGGGCGCAAGTGAATCTAGCTTTTAACGATGACATGTCGTTCGTCTCGGTTGCGGGCGTGGGTGAGATCTCCGAGGACGCAGACACGCTTGCTGAGCTGTGGGGGCCAGGCACGGATGCCTTCTCGGAGAAGGATGAAACTCCTGATAACACCAACAAGGTGCTCCTCATCGTCCGCGGCGAGTCCGCTCAATACTGGGATAGCCCCTCGCGCCCATCCTTGATGGTGCGCATGATCTCGGGCATCGTGTCTGATCAACGTCCCACGGGCGATAGCGGCACCGTCGAGCTTTAA
- a CDS encoding acyltransferase family protein: protein MSSSSTVRAAGATSPSRHAFTVRKVGAIDGLRGLAVGSVVLYHFFGGLLPGGYLGVDIFFVLSGFLITSLLVRERAVTGRVDLKDFWLRRIRRIFPAAIVVLVVVTALAGVVGGDPSVGLRSQFFGTLFFVNNWVQIAGAQSYFADSGVQVFAHYWSLAVEEQFYLLFPLLFVALTRTRLRVRRVAAVLVVLAAASFAWMVHSYDPEVDPTRVYYGTDTHAYGLLIGAAAAVVLTSRRGDSRADSWPTEHYTPTMRRWLGRGAVVALAVLGVLLLSMADTAPITYRGGLLVASISSAVLVWAVVVGAGPVPRIFDRAPMRWLGRVSFSLYLWHWPVVVLCTQLGRAVGDGRHPIVVGLIASLVSLPLSAWSFAYIETPIRRHGYRAVIGALWYTRSANAVIEKKRLRRKEAAGAVVALTACTTAFALATSPSQTQLERDLAVLAAQQREAEQADELHNENRVMPAGDRISAIGDSVMLASSEALAEEFPGIYVSASVSSHYKEALEVVQRMDGEGTLDPFVVLSFGTNGAASGAYEGLMEDLLRSIGPDRVVVLVLPYGDRWYMAEAEQEVLDAAATHENVYVADWCHAVRDHPELLREDLIHPVPQGALAYIAAIENALQQWVDDEKTIPGECGV from the coding sequence ATGTCTTCCTCCTCCACCGTGCGCGCGGCCGGCGCTACCTCGCCGTCACGACACGCATTCACGGTACGCAAGGTGGGCGCCATTGATGGTCTTCGCGGGCTCGCTGTGGGTTCCGTGGTGCTGTACCACTTCTTCGGAGGTCTGCTGCCTGGCGGGTATCTTGGAGTGGATATCTTCTTTGTGCTGTCGGGGTTTCTCATTACCTCCTTGCTTGTGCGGGAACGCGCGGTAACTGGGCGCGTTGACCTGAAGGATTTTTGGCTGCGCCGCATCCGCCGGATATTTCCCGCTGCGATCGTGGTGTTGGTGGTGGTGACAGCCCTAGCTGGTGTGGTCGGGGGAGATCCTTCGGTGGGCTTGCGCTCCCAGTTCTTTGGCACGCTCTTCTTCGTCAATAACTGGGTGCAGATCGCAGGGGCCCAATCGTATTTCGCTGACAGTGGCGTGCAGGTGTTCGCCCACTACTGGTCGCTGGCGGTGGAGGAGCAGTTTTATTTGCTGTTTCCACTGTTATTTGTAGCCCTGACGCGGACACGCCTACGGGTCCGGCGTGTGGCAGCAGTGCTGGTGGTGCTCGCAGCAGCGTCTTTCGCGTGGATGGTCCACTCCTACGATCCCGAGGTGGATCCCACGCGCGTGTATTACGGCACGGACACCCATGCGTATGGTCTTCTCATCGGCGCTGCTGCAGCCGTGGTGCTCACAAGCCGTCGCGGCGATAGTCGGGCCGACTCGTGGCCGACTGAACACTACACCCCGACCATGCGCCGCTGGCTAGGCCGTGGCGCTGTGGTGGCCTTGGCGGTGCTGGGGGTGCTGCTGCTGAGCATGGCCGATACTGCGCCGATTACCTACCGCGGTGGCTTGCTCGTGGCGTCGATAAGCAGCGCTGTGCTGGTGTGGGCCGTGGTGGTGGGTGCTGGGCCGGTGCCGCGCATCTTTGACCGGGCTCCGATGCGCTGGCTCGGCCGGGTGTCTTTTTCTCTTTATCTGTGGCATTGGCCGGTGGTGGTGCTGTGTACTCAACTTGGTCGCGCTGTGGGAGATGGGCGCCATCCGATTGTGGTGGGGCTGATCGCCTCGCTGGTGTCACTGCCGTTGTCGGCGTGGTCGTTCGCCTACATCGAAACGCCGATTCGTCGCCATGGCTACAGGGCGGTTATCGGCGCGCTCTGGTACACGCGTAGCGCCAACGCGGTGATTGAAAAGAAGCGTCTGCGGCGCAAGGAAGCGGCAGGTGCAGTCGTGGCGCTCACCGCCTGCACCACCGCTTTTGCCCTAGCCACCAGTCCCTCGCAGACCCAGCTCGAACGAGACCTCGCCGTGCTTGCCGCTCAGCAACGCGAAGCCGAGCAGGCCGATGAGCTCCACAACGAGAACCGAGTGATGCCGGCGGGGGATCGTATCAGTGCCATCGGCGATTCCGTGATGCTTGCCTCCTCCGAGGCGCTGGCCGAGGAATTTCCTGGCATTTATGTCAGCGCCTCGGTGTCTTCGCACTACAAGGAAGCCCTCGAGGTGGTGCAACGGATGGACGGCGAAGGCACCCTCGATCCCTTCGTCGTGCTGAGCTTCGGCACGAATGGTGCGGCGAGTGGGGCCTATGAAGGGCTCATGGAGGATCTACTTCGCAGCATTGGCCCTGATCGTGTGGTTGTGTTGGTGCTGCCCTATGGGGATCGCTGGTACATGGCTGAGGCGGAGCAGGAAGTGCTGGACGCAGCTGCGACGCATGAGAATGTGTACGTGGCCGATTGGTGCCATGCGGTGCGGGATCATCCGGAGCTGCTGCGTGAGGATCTCATCCACCCTGTCCCGCAGGGTGCGCTCGCCTATATAGCCGCTATTGAGAATGCTTTACAGCAATGGGTCGATGATGAGAAGACAATTCCCGGCGAGTGCGGTGTCTAG
- a CDS encoding uracil-DNA glycosylase — protein MSDTPAPHPITGQCFSSPVPPGTGWPEDPATAATPVAHSANHCAQLAASAETVQQLQAVVSVCAACPRLVEWRAHVARTKRAAFRDQPYWSRPVPSFGSTTARRVIVGLAPSAHGSNRTGRNFAGDPAGEWLYRALFKAGACNQPESVAAGDGLQLSGARIIPAVHCAPPGNAPHAEEKHTCRAWSVREMELLQPVAILALGRIGWDSVFQIGRRLGWEGVSPRPRFGHNTTATVRAEWGEVRVVGCYHPSQRNTATGLLSEEQLDAAVTTFMAVAQST, from the coding sequence GTGTCGGACACACCTGCGCCGCACCCGATCACCGGTCAATGCTTTAGCTCTCCCGTGCCGCCGGGCACCGGGTGGCCGGAGGATCCTGCTACCGCCGCCACCCCCGTGGCCCATTCTGCAAATCACTGCGCCCAGCTAGCCGCGTCGGCAGAGACGGTGCAGCAGCTTCAGGCGGTGGTGTCGGTGTGTGCTGCGTGCCCTCGGCTGGTGGAGTGGCGCGCACATGTGGCACGCACGAAGCGTGCCGCCTTTCGGGATCAGCCGTATTGGTCACGGCCGGTGCCCAGCTTCGGATCTACCACGGCGCGGCGGGTGATCGTGGGGTTGGCACCTTCTGCACATGGCAGCAATCGGACCGGCCGCAACTTTGCTGGCGATCCCGCGGGCGAGTGGCTGTATCGCGCCCTGTTTAAGGCAGGGGCGTGTAACCAGCCGGAGAGCGTGGCCGCAGGAGATGGTCTTCAACTCTCGGGTGCGCGCATTATTCCCGCCGTGCATTGTGCCCCACCTGGCAACGCCCCTCATGCCGAAGAGAAGCACACCTGCCGCGCGTGGAGCGTGCGGGAGATGGAGTTGCTTCAGCCGGTAGCGATCCTCGCTTTGGGCCGCATTGGTTGGGATAGTGTGTTTCAGATTGGTCGCCGGCTCGGCTGGGAGGGAGTGTCTCCGCGGCCCCGCTTTGGCCACAACACCACCGCCACTGTGCGTGCCGAGTGGGGCGAGGTGCGCGTGGTGGGGTGTTATCACCCTTCGCAAAGAAATACCGCCACGGGATTGCTCAGCGAAGAGCAGCTCGATGCGGCGGTAACTACGTTCATGGCGGTGGCCCAAAGCACCTAG
- a CDS encoding FAD-dependent oxidoreductase: MSTSDVIVIGAGVAGLAAARALQEHGVSVVVLEARDRVGGRIASEEVDGFVLDRGFQILNPAYRHLRSSIDITRLGMRSFPRALRVRTDTDLVELVDPTRRPQALPGMLRSGLVSKEDVAALRLLKELPGADTSRAEACDKAGFTGALRRHVLDPFLAGVVAERDGSTSFRHTAWLLSMFMAGTPGVPTGGMRTLPRIMAEGLDVRLNQPVSRIDAATASVWVGEKELRARSIVLAAGLEASAELKGGEAPAMHGTRTFWFAADQAPSDTAAVHIDGRGDSGECGPVTTTCVISHIAPEYAPAGQHLVAALTLSDSEEPSEEETRRQLADIYGVDTSTWRCLATHDVPNTLPAVAPGDPSGPKAVRHERVVACGDNFGNASTDGAIASGQAAAEIVRDMLLAQQPS; encoded by the coding sequence ATGTCTACCTCCGATGTCATTGTTATTGGTGCCGGTGTGGCAGGTCTAGCTGCGGCCCGCGCCCTGCAGGAACACGGTGTGAGTGTCGTTGTCCTCGAAGCCCGTGATCGTGTGGGTGGGAGGATCGCCAGCGAGGAGGTGGACGGATTCGTGCTGGATCGTGGTTTTCAGATCCTTAATCCGGCGTATCGGCATCTGCGCTCCAGCATCGATATCACCCGCCTGGGTATGCGTTCTTTCCCCCGAGCACTGCGAGTACGCACCGATACCGACCTAGTCGAGCTCGTCGATCCCACGCGCCGGCCACAAGCACTGCCCGGCATGCTCCGCTCTGGGCTGGTGTCTAAAGAGGATGTGGCCGCGCTGCGCCTGCTCAAGGAGCTTCCCGGCGCGGACACCAGCCGAGCCGAGGCCTGCGACAAGGCTGGTTTTACTGGCGCTTTACGACGCCACGTTCTCGACCCCTTCCTCGCCGGGGTGGTAGCAGAACGCGACGGCAGTACATCCTTCCGTCACACCGCTTGGCTGCTATCGATGTTTATGGCCGGAACTCCCGGTGTGCCCACTGGCGGCATGCGCACCCTGCCGCGGATCATGGCCGAGGGATTGGATGTGCGGCTGAATCAGCCGGTGAGCCGAATCGATGCCGCCACGGCCTCTGTGTGGGTAGGGGAGAAGGAGTTGCGTGCCCGCAGTATTGTTCTTGCCGCCGGCCTTGAGGCTTCCGCGGAGCTTAAGGGTGGAGAGGCTCCCGCGATGCATGGCACGCGCACCTTCTGGTTCGCCGCAGATCAGGCGCCCAGCGACACTGCGGCGGTGCACATCGACGGCCGCGGCGACTCTGGTGAGTGCGGGCCGGTGACTACCACCTGCGTCATCAGTCATATCGCCCCCGAGTACGCCCCAGCTGGCCAGCACCTCGTTGCTGCTCTGACACTCAGCGATAGCGAGGAGCCCAGCGAGGAGGAGACCCGTCGCCAGCTGGCTGACATCTATGGGGTGGATACGTCGACGTGGCGGTGCTTGGCCACGCATGATGTGCCCAATACCTTGCCGGCCGTGGCCCCTGGTGACCCCAGTGGCCCGAAGGCGGTGCGGCACGAACGAGTAGTCGCCTGCGGCGACAACTTTGGCAATGCCTCCACTGATGGCGCTATAGCCTCTGGGCAGGCCGCTGCGGAGATCGTGCGGGACATGCTCCTAGCGCAGCAGCCAAGCTAG